From a single Azospirillum humicireducens genomic region:
- a CDS encoding MerR family transcriptional regulator: MTAMPASALTIGALAKRTGVKIPTIRYYESIGLLPEAPRTGSNRRTYDEASARRLRFIRHARELGFEVEAIRQLLAMADDPGRPCHEADVLARAHLAEIESRISRLEALRDEVRRMVEGCAQGEVRSCHVIEVLADHAHCLHERH, encoded by the coding sequence ATGACCGCCATGCCTGCATCGGCCCTGACCATCGGCGCGCTCGCCAAGCGGACCGGCGTGAAGATTCCGACCATCCGCTATTACGAGAGCATCGGACTGCTGCCGGAGGCACCGCGCACCGGCAGCAACCGGCGCACCTACGACGAGGCGTCGGCCCGCCGCCTGCGCTTCATCCGCCATGCCCGTGAGCTGGGCTTCGAGGTGGAGGCGATCCGCCAGCTGCTGGCCATGGCCGACGATCCGGGCCGGCCCTGCCACGAGGCCGACGTTCTGGCCCGCGCGCATCTGGCCGAGATCGAGTCCCGGATCAGCCGGCTGGAGGCCCTGCGCGACGAGGTGCGGCGGATGGTGGAGGGCTGCGCCCAGGGCGAGGTGCGCAGCTGCCATGTGATCGAAGTTCTGGCCGATCACGCCCACTGCCTGCACGAGCGGCACTGA
- a CDS encoding calcium-binding protein, giving the protein MKILCVIPHFYRPKADHAAGGNNSSDINRKAERIAILGETICAFHQLYGSRLAGLDHWRKVAWQAASPHRAEIDILVCTVGDDHLLNSLQISPVLYRRAKMNDDYPPTRLGFAAHMVMRELAGQYDWYCYVEDDIVMTDPLFFRKRALFDAKFGPEALLQPNRFENVSPFGYKVYPDYVLGRPWTTKHQDLSDRPDLSLDFIGEPVRFERTSYPAAGSFFLNAAQLERWISHPSFLDMDESFLSPLDSAGTLSIMKTFRVYKPVLDHGSFLEVKHGSPRWAHVVGSQKHPIITRSEPFTGLPDHAHESDEADADAGGTKATATG; this is encoded by the coding sequence GTGAAGATCCTGTGCGTGATCCCGCATTTCTATCGCCCGAAGGCCGATCATGCCGCCGGCGGAAACAACTCCAGCGACATCAACCGGAAGGCCGAACGCATCGCGATCCTCGGCGAGACCATCTGCGCCTTCCATCAACTCTATGGAAGCCGGCTGGCCGGGCTCGATCATTGGCGCAAGGTCGCCTGGCAGGCGGCGTCGCCGCACCGTGCCGAAATCGACATTCTGGTCTGCACCGTCGGTGACGACCACCTGCTCAATTCTCTGCAGATCAGCCCGGTCCTTTACCGGCGGGCGAAGATGAACGACGATTATCCGCCGACCCGCCTTGGTTTTGCCGCCCATATGGTGATGCGGGAATTGGCGGGGCAGTATGACTGGTACTGCTATGTCGAAGACGACATCGTCATGACCGATCCGCTGTTCTTCCGCAAGCGGGCGTTGTTCGATGCGAAGTTCGGGCCGGAAGCGCTGCTGCAGCCCAACCGCTTCGAGAACGTCTCGCCTTTCGGCTACAAGGTCTATCCGGATTACGTGCTCGGCCGGCCCTGGACAACCAAGCATCAGGACCTGTCCGACCGGCCGGACCTCAGTCTGGACTTCATCGGGGAGCCCGTCCGCTTCGAACGCACCTCCTACCCGGCGGCCGGAAGCTTCTTCCTCAACGCGGCCCAGCTGGAACGCTGGATTTCGCATCCGTCCTTCCTCGACATGGACGAATCCTTCCTGAGCCCGCTCGATTCCGCGGGCACCCTGTCGATCATGAAGACCTTCCGCGTCTACAAGCCGGTCCTCGACCATGGATCCTTCCTGGAGGTGAAGCACGGCTCGCCCCGCTGGGCGCACGTCGTCGGATCGCAGAAGCACCCCATCATCACCAGGAGCGAGCCGTTCACCGGGTTGCCGGACCATGCGCACGAGTCCGACGAAGCGGACGCGGATGCCGGCGGCACGAAGGCGACCGCCACCGGCTGA
- a CDS encoding heavy metal translocating P-type ATPase yields MGDGVRTGDTALRTSRYRVSGMDCGSCAAKIETALRRVPGIREVRVSVPGGTVTVSHEAVLGADAVVRPLAALGYGAAPADPLAESASSASGGGCCGSAHTHDGHSHSHSHSHSHSHSHADPAEAPWWRGRKAVLTLAAGAALASATLLGLLVPGTEGWAFPLALTVGLVPVARRALAAARAGTPFSIETLMTVAAVGALVIGAVEEAATVLVLFLVGELLEGVAAGRARAGIRGLTALVPDTALLEEDGAAPRAVPAAGLAVGSVILVRPGDRVAADGIVLAGSSAVDESPVTGESVPKPKGEGDPVFAGTINADGALRVRVTAAARDNTIARIVRLVEEAQESKAPTERLIDRFARFYTPGIVAVAALVALVPPLVSGGGWTEWIYRALAVLLIGCPCALVISTPAAIAAGLSNGARRGLLLKGGAVLEALGRITTVAFDKTGTLTEGKPRVTDLIPFGGMEGGAGEAELLAAAAALEAGSSHPLARAILAAAAERGIAPPVADGVTALPGAGLQGRVGGLAVALLSPKAAAPSLTPEQADRIAALAQAGKTVSVLLVEGRAGGTAAGLIALRDEPRPDARQGIEALDRAGIRSLMVTGDTAGTAGAVAGLLGVEAHAQLLPEDKLRIVRDLQARGQRVAKVGDGINDAPALAAADVGIAMGGGTDVALETADAAILHGRVGDVAAMVALSRRTMANIRQNIALALGLKAVFLVTTVLGVTGLWPAILADTGATVLVTANALRLLSVRS; encoded by the coding sequence ATGGGGGACGGGGTCCGGACCGGGGACACCGCTTTAAGGACCAGCCGCTACCGGGTCTCCGGCATGGATTGCGGGTCCTGCGCCGCCAAGATCGAGACCGCCTTGCGCCGGGTGCCGGGCATCCGCGAGGTGCGGGTGTCGGTGCCGGGCGGAACGGTGACCGTTTCCCACGAGGCGGTGCTGGGTGCGGACGCCGTTGTCCGGCCGCTGGCCGCCCTCGGTTATGGCGCCGCCCCCGCCGATCCGCTGGCGGAGAGTGCGTCGTCCGCCAGCGGCGGGGGCTGCTGCGGGTCTGCCCACACCCATGACGGCCACTCGCACAGCCACTCGCACAGCCACTCCCACTCCCACTCTCACGCCGATCCGGCCGAGGCGCCCTGGTGGCGCGGGCGCAAGGCGGTGCTGACGCTGGCTGCCGGTGCCGCGCTTGCCTCCGCGACGCTTCTCGGCCTGCTGGTGCCGGGGACGGAGGGCTGGGCCTTCCCGCTGGCGCTGACGGTCGGGCTGGTCCCGGTGGCGCGCCGCGCCCTGGCGGCGGCGCGGGCCGGCACGCCCTTCTCGATCGAGACGCTGATGACGGTCGCCGCCGTCGGCGCGCTCGTCATCGGCGCGGTGGAGGAGGCGGCGACGGTCCTGGTTCTCTTCCTGGTCGGCGAGTTGCTCGAAGGGGTGGCGGCCGGCCGGGCACGGGCCGGCATCCGCGGCCTGACGGCGCTGGTTCCCGACACGGCCCTGCTGGAGGAGGACGGAGCCGCCCCGCGGGCCGTTCCCGCCGCCGGGCTGGCGGTCGGCTCCGTCATCCTCGTCCGCCCCGGCGACCGCGTGGCAGCAGACGGAATCGTGCTGGCCGGCAGCAGCGCCGTCGATGAATCCCCCGTCACCGGCGAAAGCGTGCCGAAACCCAAGGGCGAGGGCGATCCCGTCTTCGCCGGCACCATCAACGCCGACGGCGCGCTGCGCGTCCGCGTCACCGCCGCGGCGCGCGACAACACCATCGCCCGCATCGTCCGTCTGGTGGAGGAGGCGCAGGAGAGCAAGGCTCCGACCGAGCGGCTGATCGACCGCTTCGCCCGCTTCTACACGCCGGGCATCGTCGCGGTGGCGGCCCTGGTCGCCCTGGTGCCGCCGCTGGTGTCCGGCGGCGGCTGGACGGAGTGGATCTACCGCGCCCTGGCGGTGCTGCTGATCGGCTGCCCCTGTGCGCTGGTGATCTCCACCCCGGCGGCCATCGCGGCCGGACTGTCCAACGGCGCCCGGCGCGGCCTGCTGCTGAAGGGCGGTGCGGTGCTGGAGGCGCTCGGCCGCATCACCACCGTTGCCTTCGACAAGACCGGCACCCTGACGGAGGGCAAGCCCCGCGTCACCGACCTGATCCCCTTCGGTGGGATGGAGGGTGGTGCGGGCGAGGCGGAGCTGCTGGCCGCCGCCGCGGCACTGGAGGCCGGGTCGAGCCACCCGCTGGCCCGCGCCATCCTGGCCGCGGCGGCGGAGCGCGGCATCGCCCCGCCGGTGGCTGACGGGGTCACCGCCCTGCCCGGCGCCGGGCTGCAGGGTCGGGTCGGGGGGCTTGCGGTGGCGCTGCTGTCGCCGAAGGCCGCCGCGCCGTCGCTGACGCCCGAGCAGGCGGACCGGATCGCGGCCCTGGCGCAGGCCGGCAAGACGGTCTCGGTCCTGCTGGTCGAGGGCCGTGCTGGGGGGACGGCCGCCGGGCTGATCGCGCTGCGCGACGAACCGCGCCCCGACGCCCGCCAGGGCATCGAGGCGCTGGACCGCGCCGGAATCCGCTCGCTGATGGTGACCGGCGACACCGCCGGAACCGCCGGCGCGGTCGCCGGCCTGCTGGGGGTGGAGGCGCATGCCCAGCTGCTGCCGGAGGACAAGCTGCGCATCGTCCGCGACCTTCAGGCCCGCGGGCAGCGGGTGGCGAAGGTCGGCGACGGCATCAACGACGCCCCGGCGCTCGCCGCCGCCGATGTCGGCATCGCGATGGGCGGCGGCACCGACGTGGCGCTGGAGACGGCCGACGCCGCCATCCTGCACGGCCGGGTCGGCGACGTGGCGGCGATGGTGGCGTTGTCACGCCGCACCATGGCCAACATACGGCAAAACATCGCACTGGCCCTGGGCTTGAAGGCTGTGTTCCTGGTGACCACCGTTCTTGGCGTCACCGGGCTGTGGCCGGCGATCCTGGCGGACACCGGCGCCACCGTGCTGGTCACCGCCAATGCCCTGAGGCTTCTGTCCGTCCGCTCCTGA
- a CDS encoding DUF411 domain-containing protein, with protein sequence MTMTRRTMVWGAAQGALMAVLTLGLGAVALPDMVRAAAPAPTPAGAAAVEVWKSTGCECCDGWVRHMRAAGFDVTVHTVDDMTPVKQAAGVPDELGSCHTARVGGYVLEGHVPAADVTRLLAERPQARGLSAPGMPQDAPGMDMGTGQPYQVVLFGGAGGPQVFARH encoded by the coding sequence ATGACGATGACGCGGCGGACGATGGTGTGGGGGGCGGCCCAGGGAGCGCTGATGGCCGTCCTGACGCTCGGTCTCGGAGCCGTGGCGCTGCCGGACATGGTCCGCGCCGCCGCTCCTGCCCCCACCCCCGCCGGCGCTGCGGCGGTCGAGGTCTGGAAGTCCACGGGCTGCGAATGCTGCGACGGCTGGGTGCGTCACATGCGCGCGGCCGGCTTCGACGTCACCGTCCACACCGTCGACGACATGACGCCGGTGAAGCAGGCCGCCGGGGTGCCGGACGAGCTGGGATCCTGCCACACGGCGCGGGTCGGCGGCTATGTGCTGGAAGGCCATGTGCCGGCCGCCGACGTGACGCGCCTGTTGGCCGAACGGCCCCAGGCCCGCGGGCTGTCGGCGCCCGGCATGCCGCAGGACGCCCCCGGCATGGATATGGGCACCGGGCAGCCCTATCAGGTCGTGCTGTTCGGCGGCGCCGGCGGGCCGCAGGTCTTCGCCCGCCATTGA